The genomic segment ttcttttgcaggATTAGTTGAATTATGAAACATTACTACTTGAAATGCCAGGATGTTGGCTGCGCATGAAGATTTAAGAAAGCTTCTTTATCCCAAGTCCCATGCCAGAATGTAATTAGCCTCGGCATATTCTTCTGTATAATTCTCAAATTCTATACAAGGAGTAGTGCTTCACTGTGGGCTCAAGGCATAGGCCATAGTTCTCGGAAAGTAATGATTTTGAATCATGGGTGGAACAGAAGGCATTCAGGTAAAACACAGAAGGGGGGAATTAACTGGACAGATTGCAGCAAGGAGAGGTAAACCAGATGGAGTAAAAGCATGAAGATGAAAAGCTTAAAGCCCTTTGGTCTTTTTGCAGAGAGATGGACCATGGGGCAACACGAAAACCGtttatttttttgggggggCAACCACCGAAAAAATTATTCGAAAATGACCATTCAAATTGAAAAGCAAGGTACCATTAGCTTGCAAAGTGGGAGGCAGCCTGGCGTTGGTTGCCTAAGGAAGTGGCCCATCTTCCATAAAAATCCAAGTGGGCCAACTGGACAGGGTTCCATTTTCATCTTAGCGTAGTAAAAGGAAGATCTTTATCATGACGGTCTCACTCTCACCTTATCCTTTTATTTCAAAAGTTAAATGACAAATAGTAGCAGTTAAAATCAGATTATGAACTCTCTGTGATTGATGTTATCGGCAGAGTATATATACTATACAAGGCAATCTTTAGATaatcaagaaaatcaaaagatGCAAACCACACAACTTCTAAGTTCACATTGAAACATAAGATATATTTCCATAGAAATACATGGTTGCAAATTTAGAAGCATCTATGCAATAGAAAAGATAGGCAGCATGGAGGTAAGAGGAAGCTACGGAGATGGAGGCCAACCAAACATTCCAGCATCCTCACCAATTCCTTCATAGAACCTTAGCTCAAGTTCCTCCAGCCTCCCCTCACCATGCCACATTCCGTCATAGATGTCATAATCATCATAGTCACCCATTTCACCAGCCAGGAACTCCCAAGCCAAATACTCAGAACTATCAGAGTAGTCTGAGCAATCATCCCATTCGTCCATCTCGTAATAGTCCATGACGAGGGGCCCCAATATCTTCAATTTTGGGAACTTCTCCTTCAGGAACTGAGCATCAAGTTTCACATCCCAACAACCTCTTAAATCCAAAAAGTCAAGCTGGGGGCAGCTAGAAAGGATCTTCAGAACACTTCCTGTGCTGATACGATGATATGCCATCTCAAGGCGCTTGAGCCTAGGCATTGTAGCAGCGATGGCATTTGCCTCATCATCCTGCGAGAGCTTGCCTGCTGTATCTATTGGATGCATGTTGCGGCACAGACTGACAAGCAGTTTGCAGTGCTTTCCAATGGCCTCTAAAGCACGTGCACCAATTTTGCCACAGTAGCTCAAA from the Theobroma cacao cultivar B97-61/B2 chromosome 8, Criollo_cocoa_genome_V2, whole genome shotgun sequence genome contains:
- the LOC18592129 gene encoding F-box protein FBW2 gives rise to the protein MEEQSDFRRWDELIPDALGLIFRNLSLQEVLTVIPSVCKSWRKAVTGPYCWQEIDIEEWSNRCQPDHLDRMLRMLITRSSGSLRKLCVSGLQNDAVFSFITENASSLRALRLPRGEMSDSIVEQTAGRLSTITFLDLSYCGKIGARALEAIGKHCKLLVSLCRNMHPIDTAGKLSQDDEANAIAATMPRLKRLEMAYHRISTGSVLKILSSCPQLDFLDLRGCWDVKLDAQFLKEKFPKLKILGPLVMDYYEMDEWDDCSDYSDSSEYLAWEFLAGEMGDYDDYDIYDGMWHGEGRLEELELRFYEGIGEDAGMFGWPPSP